A stretch of DNA from Cygnus atratus isolate AKBS03 ecotype Queensland, Australia chromosome 6, CAtr_DNAZoo_HiC_assembly, whole genome shotgun sequence:
TGCAGGCCAGCAGTGCCCAAAAGGGGGGCTCGTCCGGGAGTTGAACCCGGGACCTCTCGCACCCTAAGCGAGAATCATACCCCTAGACCAACGAGCCGGGGTGTGCAGCTGCCCACACCCCCCCACCCTGTGCCGACCCTTGCAGTGCTGGGGCAGCGCCGCCACTGGCCCCTGCTGGCCTCAGGCCCTGCCACCACCATCCCGGTGCAGAGCGGGCCCAGGGCTGGCGCTGCCGGTGCCCCAGCCTCTGCACGGACCTTGACCCACGACGAATGGGGGCCGTGGGGGCAccaggggctgcctggggatgCCCCTCAGGGACCAAGGTGGCACGGGCACGGGGCACACGTAGCCCCAGCTGGCCCAGCCGGGGGCTGTGATGGCCGAGGGGTGAAGGCGTTGGACTCGAAATCCAATAGGGTTTCCCTGCGCAGGTTCGAATCCTGCTCACAGCGACAGCTTTtagccctgctctggggctgcagggggcatGCTGAGGCCACACAGGGCTCTTGgcttcccagggcagccccctccctgtGCTGGGCCTGGCAGGCTGTGTGCTCTTTGGGGCCGAGGGGTGCCAGGGGTTATGCTGGGGGCCAGCTGCACGCCTCGGCTCGTTGGTCCAGGGGGTATAGTTCTTCTTAGGGTGCGACAGCTTCTGGGTTCAACTGCCAGATGAGTCCCTCTTTTGGGCACCGCTGGCCTGCAAACAGCCCTTGTCCACGGCACGGATGGGGCCCTGCTGTCCCACAGCCCCTGACACCTGCCCTCCACACctcgctgcctcctgccagcagccacctTCCCACTTCAGCGCTCTATTCTGGGCTGTGGCTTGGCCATAAAAAAAGCATGGAGATGCTGGGGCTTGAACCCAGGGCCTCCTGCATGCAAAGCAAGCGCTCTCCCGCTGAGCTACATCCCCCACATGGAGGGGCTTTGCCTGGGGGGTCCCTGCTGGCACCCGCAGACCAGCTGCCCCCATGGATGCTGCACATGGGGCACTTTGTGGCTGTGCCCACTTCTGTGCATTGGCCACACAGCCCAGGCACACCAAAGGGCCCCCGTGCGCCAGGCTCTGATGGGGACAAAAGGGACCGCCACACAGGGATATGACTGTTGCTTAGGGTGCGAGAGGTCCCGGGTTCAACTCCCGGACGAGCCCCCCTTTTGGGCACTGCTGGCCTGCAAACAGATCCTGGTGGGACACAGCACAGATGgggccctgctgccccacagccccgaCACCTCGTGCACAGccccctgctgcttccctccacACCCCGCACCGCAGACCcgtgctgccctgtgccacgGGGACAAAAGGGACAGGGCGCAGCCAGGGCTCcgctgggacagggacagcagagCGGGGCCCCGCGGACACCACGTCCCCGTGGGGCAGCTCTACCTgcggcagagccaggagctgggcaagGCGAGCGCCGCAGCCATTGGGGAGCAAGGAGCAGAAACCGCAagcagggggagaggggctcTGGGGATGCCCTGCAGAgggcagaaggaagaggagtTCCTTGTGGGCCTCCACTCTCCAGGCATTTTGCCATGTgcgggctgggagggaggaaaaggctggagatgctggggcTTGAACCCAGGGCCTCTTACATGCGAAGCAAGCGCTCTCCCGCTGAGCTACATCCCCCACATGGAGGGGCTTTGCCTGGGGGGTCCCTGCTGGCACCCGCAGACCAGCTGCCCCCATGGATGCTGCACATGGGGCACTTTGTGGCTGTGCCCACTTCTGTGCATTGGCCACACAGCCCAGGCACACCAAAGGGCCCCCGTGCGCCAGGCTCTGATGGGGACAAAAGGGACCACCACACACCCCACTATGTCTGCAGCAAGGCCTGGCGACGCAAGGCAGGCAACAACCTGACTCATTTGTCTAGGGGCACGAGTCTGCCTCCACATGTGCCAGCTTCCACTTCCCCTACCTGACAAATGCCCACATTTGGCACAACCACCCACTCCCAGACTCTGCTTGGGACGGGGGCACAGCCACGCAGCAGGAAGGACACGGTGCTGGGCACCACGTGCTGGGGGCCGCAGCCTGCCTGGGCCCAGCACCACGTGCTGGGGCCAGCTGCACGCCTCGGCTCATTGGTCTAGGGGTATGGTTCTTCTTAGGGTGCTGAGAGGTCCTGGGTTCAACTCCCGGACGAGCCCCCCTTTTGGGCACTGCTGGCCTGCAAACAGATCCTGGTGCAAtacagcacagccctgctgccccacagccccaacACCTCGGGCACAgccccctgctgcctccctccccaccccgcaCTGCAGATCCATGCAGCCCTGTGCCACGGGGACACCTCAAGCCCTGGTGCACAGCCCCAGGCCAGCTCCAGGCCCCGCAGCGGGCAGCACCTGTCTGCGCTCAGGGGCTCCCCCGGCCATGGTGCTGGCCCCCAGCAAGTGCTCTCCCGATGAGCTGCAAGCCCTGCATGCCGGTGGTGGTGGGGTGCCTGTGGTTTGGGAAAGTCTCCTAGCCCACTTCTTGCCcccctgctggctcctgccaaAGCTCCCGCTGCCCTACCCAAGGGCTGTTTCTTCCCCAGCACAGTCCCTGGGGCTTGGGGCACACATGGGTAGCTCCCATCTGCAGGCCCGCTGTTGCCCCCAGCAGCTCTTTCACCCAGATGTGGCCACCTACAGCCCTGGCACGCGGCCCCAGGCCAGCCCCAGGCCCTGCAGCgggcagcaccaggctgtgCTCGGGGGCTCCCCGTGGCCATGGTGCTGGGCCCAGGCAGGCTGCGGCCCCCAGCACGTGGTGCCCAGCACCGTGTCCTTCCCGCTGCATGGCTGTGCCCCCGTCCCAGGCAGAGTCTGGGAGTGGGTGGTTGTGCCAAATGTGGGCATTTGTCAGGTAGGGGAAGTGGAAGCTGGCACATGTGGAGGCAGACTCGTGCCCCTAGACAAATGAGTCAGGTTGTTGCCTGCCTTGCGTcgccaggctgtgctgcagacatAGTGGGGTGTGTGGTGGTCCCTTTTGTCCCCATCAGAGCCTGGCGCACGGGGGCCCTTTGGTGTGCCTGGGCTGTGTGGCCAATGCACAGAAGTGGGCACAGCCACAAAGTGCCCCATGTGCAGCATCCATGGGGGCAGCTGGTCTGCGGGTGCCAGCAGGGACCCCCCAGGCAAAGCCCCTCCATGTGGGGGATGTAGCTCAGCGGGAGAGCGCTTGCTTTGCATGCAGGAGGCCCTGGGTTCAAGCCCCAGCATCTCCATGCTTTTTTTATGGCCAAGCCACAGCCCAGAATAGAGCGCTGAAGTGGGAaggtggctgctggcaggaggcagcgagGTGTGGAGGGCAGGTGTCAGGGGCTGTGGGACAGCAGGGCCCCATCCGTGCCGTGGACAAGGGCTGTTTGCAGGCCAGCGGTGCCCAAAAGAGGGACTCATCTGGCAGTTGAACCCAGAAGCTGTCGCACCCTAAGAAGAACTATACCCCCTGGACCAACGAGCCGAGGCGTGCAGCTGGCCCCCAGCATAACCCCTGGCACCCCTCGGCCCCAAAGAGCACACAGCCTGCCAGGCCCAGCacagggagggggctgccctgggaagcCAAGAGCCCTGTGTGGCCTCAGCatgccccctgcagccccagagcagggctaAAAGCTGTCGCTGTGAGCAGGATTCGAACCTGCGCAGGGAAACCCTATTGGATTTCGAGTCCAACGCCTTCACCCCTCGGCCATCACAGCCCCCGGCTGGGCCAGCTGGGGCTACGTGTGCCCCGTGCCCGTGCCACCTTGGTCCCTGAGGGGcatccccaggcagcccctggTGCCCCCACGGCCCCCATTCGTCGTGGGTCAAGGTCCGTGCAGAGGCTGGGGCACCGGCAGCGCCAGCCCTGGGCCCGCTCTGCACCGGGATGGTGGTGGCAGGGCCTGAGGCCAGCAGGGGCCAGTGGCGGCGCTGCCCCAGCACTGCAAGGGTCGGCACAGGGTGGGGGGGTGTGGGCAGCTGCACACCCCGGCTCGTTGGTCTAGGGGTATGATTCTCGCTTAGGGTGCGAGAGGTCCCGGGTTCAACTCCCGGACGAGCCCCCCTTTTGGGCACTGCTGGCCTGCAAACAGATCCTGGTGGGACACAGCACAGATGgggccctgctgccccacagccccgaCACCTCGCGCACAGccccctgctgcttccctccacACCCCGCACCGCAGACCcgtgctgccctgtgccacgGGGACAAAAGGGACAGGGCGCAGCCAGGGCTCcgctgggacagggacagcagagCGGGGCCCTGCGGACACCACGTCCCCGTGGGGCAGCTCTACCTgcggcagagccaggagctgggcaagGCGAGCGCCGCAGCCATTGGGGAGCAAGGAGCAGAAACCGCAagcagggggagaggggctcTGGGGATGCCCTGCAGAgggcagaaggaagaggagtTCCTTGTGGGCCTCCACTCTCCAGGCATTTTGCCATGTgcgggctgggagggaggaaaaggctggagatgctggggcTTGAACCCAGGGCCTCTTACATGCGAAGCAAGCGCTCTCCCACTGAGCTACATCCCCTGGCCAGCAGCCCTGAGGGGGCCGtggccctggcagcagcagcacacggGCGCTGCCTGCTCCGGTGGCAGCGTCTGAGCCTGCCcaaagctggctgtgctgcccgACAAAGCCTCTGGCCCCAGCGTGGGGTGCCgcttgcaggctgctgggggctgccagggccgcccctgctcctgcagcggTGCCCGGGGGGACAAGGGCCCAGAGCCAGCCCCCCTGCATCTGCCCCCTGCAGGGAGCACGTGGGCTGCGCTGCCCAAAAGGGGGGCTCGTCCGGGAGTTGAACCCGGGACCTCTCGCACCCGAAGCGAGAATCATACCCCTAGACCAACGAGCCATGGTGTTGGAGCCCTCTGCACCCTCTGCCCTCGTGCCCCACAGCTCCCGAGGCTGCTGGGGCACCTCAAGCTCTCGCATTtgccccactgctgctgccacgcACAGGCTGGGCCAGGAACTTCCTTCCCGCAGCTCCCCAGGCCCTCGGGGGGACCTcctgtgccagccctgcaccccccaacggctgccctgccctgccctgccctggggaggaaAAGCATGGAGATGCTGGGGCTTGAACCCAGGGCCTCCTGCATGCAAAGCAAGCGCTCTACCGCTGAGCTACATCCCCACTGCCATGGGGGGGTCTTGCCGGGGGGCTCTGCTTTTAACAAAACCTTCCTCCAGCCTCCTTCTCCTCAGCCCACACAGTTCACCAACAGCTCAACACACCTCCCCCTGCTCTTCCACAACACACCTTCCTCACAAATCACACCTTGCGCACCACACACTCCCCCCTTCCTGCTCACCGTGTTCTCCACAGCCCTCCTCCACGTGGACACGCacccaccccaaaatcaaacGCTCTCCCCCTCACAACGGCCACTGTCCTGGCCCTGCTCCCCAACGCAATCTGAGCTCCCCCACACACTCTCCGGGACAGGGAGCCCGAAAAGATGGGGCTCGTCCGGGAGTTGAACCCGGGACCTCTCGCACCCAAAGCGAGAATCATACCCCTAGACCAACGAGCCAGGGTGCAGCACCTCTTTGCACCCCCACTCTCACTGCCCCTCACCTCCTCGGCACTGCTGGTAGCACCTTGTGCTGTCTTTTGCCCTTGCAGAAGTACCAAATTCTCTATAGTGCGTGGGACCTCTGCACATCAGCTGGACAAACCCTCCTGCTCAGGCAAGGACTCCCACAtgaggttgcccaggaccatgtccgTTGCCCACTACCCAATTCTGCAGTGCCTCTGGGGCAAAATAATGATATGTGTGATAGTCCACTCCTGGGGTTCATTTTAACCCCTGCGAGCTGAAGTTAGGTCAAGAGGAAGGAACAGCCCCAGATGTCCAATAGATTATAGGGctgtgggcaggagcaggcagggtgTTCTTCTCACCCATGATTTCCAGGTCTATGAAACATCCCCACGGCAGCCTGGCTCCATCAACACCACAGAAGGAGTGCAAGCAAGAGCAACCTTACCCTCAATAAACAGATCAATGTCCTCTTCTCTGGGAACTGCACAGACACCTAATTCTCAGTAAACATGAATTAACAGTCTTGGAATATTTAACTTAATAATTACTGAGTTTGAAACAGTCATCCCTAGCTATTTCACTCCAGGATGCTCTAAACACTttggagctgggctgtgctttCACTGCACAACACATTGTATCCCTGTCTCCCCACTCCTGGGGGGATAAACTCAAGAGGAGGGTCTGTGGGGCAGCTGGGTGCGGTGTCTGGTGCTGTTTTGGGCTTGGGATGCAACACGGTGCtggcagggggagcagagctgctggctcaCCAGGGTGCAAGCCATGAGAGCTCCGTTCCCACGGGTGGCACCAGAAGGACCAGACCGGGATGCCAGTGCCTTTTGATTTGTGTGCTTCTTCCCCTGTGACTCAGGCGTGTGGTGGCCTGTGATTACCTTGCTCTATGGGATTTTCAGCCCTGAGGAAGAACCACAGCCCTCACTGAGGAGTCCCCCGGGGCTGGAGTCATCGCCCGTCTGGCTCCCCAGGCCAGCGCAGGGCCCCTGCCCCGCGGTTGGTCTGTGGGTGCAGCGGTCAGTGCCTGGGGCAGGGTGTGACCTCAGCAGTGCCCTCTCCTGCCTCTTACCCCTACCATGCGACCTCTCTCTGTGTCCTTCCTAAACCCTAACAGTAGGCACCCGCTCTGCCATGGTGGGAAATCACAATGCGAGGCGCAGTGTGAGACCTGGCGGGTGAGGAAGGAGATTTTATTGACAAATAAATCACACCATCAGCTGCCACACCTGCATGCTCCCAGCTCCAGGGTCCCTGTCTCTACCCAGCTGACTCCAGGCGTGTGTCCCCAAGCACTCTGTTCAGAAGTCCTTGCCCCAGCGAGGAGGATGGGGGAAGCTGCCTGTTGAGACCACCTTGCACCCTATCACTGGCCCCAAGCCACCTGGGACTTCCACTCCTGACAGTCCCATTCACTCACCATTTGCACCAGTCTCCCCTTTTCCATGACAACTGTCTATGTTTCTCCACTTGTTGCAGCCCAAGATATGACTTCATccatcctctctctcttcttccccaggTTACAGGCACCCACCACTGCACTTGCAAAGAGCTGCAGGCTTTCCTTGTGTAGGAGATGCTTGCCGGCTGCTTCTGTCAGCTTCCCCAAGCAGAGAaacgcagaaaaaaaaatatgagggAGCCCATTTGCCAAGTGCAGTGGTGTAGGCTGGGGTGTCCCTGTGAATTTAACCACCTCCAAAGAGGAGATCAGTACTCCCATGGATGTGCTCTCATAAAAAGGAGTTGCCACCATCACTATCCCAGGCCAGGGTGCTTTGGCTGCTCACTGACGAGGTGATTCATACACTGTAATTTTTACTGATGCACTCTGGGTTTGCCAAAGCAAgggacagaaggaagaaaatgaaggaaaatgggagTCTCCAGGAAGCAATGACTGTTGCATGAGGATGATCCTGTGTGATGGCAGTGAGCAGGTTTCTAGCTAGGACACGAGCAGGTGAGGGAAGATGGTGGGAGAGCAGAAGTCATGAAACTCAACAGGTTTGGGtctgggctctgctccaggCTTCTCTTAGAATCGCTGCTGTTGCTACTATTGAAAACCATGAGTGAGCAATGCTGGGACTAAAACCCAGAAGCCAGCTATTTCCCTCGCTGTGCGTCCTTCCACCCgctaagctttatttttcatcccAGTCTTGGCATGTAGTTCCCAGTTTCTCACCAGGGCCTTTGGCTGTGCCGCCTTTGCAGGAACCTTTATTTTAGGGCCTGATTAGCAGGTCTGCGGGGTCCTGCCTGGGGCAAGCACTGGCTGTGGAGTGATACATGGCAGAGTGAATTCAGGACAGTTCAAGTCAGGAGTCACAGCACCCAGAGAGACAGGGTGCCATGTCCCTTGGGATGGGGATCCCTGCAGTGCCTCAGGTCCTCCCTTCCCTGGATCTGTCTGCACTAAGGGCATCGTAGTTTTCAAGTCAAATTAAGGACCTGTGTGGATTTCAGTCTCCTTCGAGTCACTGCctcttcagaacaaaataaaaaaatctgtatgatCTCACCAGAGGAGTCATTGTGAAAAGCTGTATCAAAATGTCATTATTCTTTTCCCCTGCTGCCTTCTGGACTGTTCTATGCATCAGACTGGTAGAAGAAAGTTGCACAAGCCCCAGATGCCTACAACTTTCTAATGAGGTTTTTTCTAGAAATCCAATGCTTTTCATTGTTGCAGCAATCAGGAGAATTTTACATCCCCTGACAATGGAACAATTTCTGCAGTTGGGATAAAAGTATCTGAACAGTCCTTGGAGCAGGGATGTGAACCCACACCCCTCTTCTTCTGGTGCTCTGACTGCTGAGCAAGTGCCATgcaaattatttccaaattaaGAGCACTTCTGTGAAGATCTGAGCAATAAAACCAGTTGAGCTTGGTAAAAGAGTTTTGAGGACCAACATGCTTCCAAGCTCAGCATAATCCCTCATTGCCAAAACGCTCATAAACTCTATGCAAATTTTCACACTAACAAAATGTTTAAGGAATGAAAGAAGATTTAGACAATGCCCTTGGAGGACTTAGTCGCACTCTTATTCCTCCTTTCATTAGCTAAAAATGTTCTGCCTGATGTTATATGACACATTGAAAAGAGGCTTACTCAGTGCCTGGCATATTTTTCTAGAGGTGCCTCCATCTGCACACAGTTTGCATCACAGACACCCTTCTTCCTCTTATGGAGAGATGCTAACATGGATTTGGGCTGCTGGGCAAAGTTCCTGCCCCATCCGGGGTTGGTATGGCATTCTCTAAGCCATCATGTGGAGCTAGCACCAGAACCCCAGGATATTTCCTGTGGCTCTCCAGAGGCAAATGCTGCAGTCAACACCTGTACAAGTGCATGTCTATGTATACATGTAGCAGCccagaacaaaatgttttctgctacTACATTCTGCAAACGCATCAGCCACATTCAGACATATATAATAGCTCGCTAGCACCTGTGCTGTCTAGGTTTAAGTCATTGCATACTCATTTATATAAGGCCCCATCCATCCTCCGtaaaccaaaaaataataaaaaaaaccctgctgcaaaaacagggaaaatgcCATTTTGAAACATCCAATCTCCGTGTTGCCACCTCCTTGAGGTAACAGGCAACGAGACCGTTGCATGTCTCCCTAAGCAGACACTTGCTTTGGGGCAGCAATAAAAGTCTTCAGGCTGAGAAGTCTGCCTTTGGGCTGGACACAGCAAGCCACATGCCTACATGAGCAGTGTGGTGCTGAACGGCAGAAATTCCCAtttcagacacacaaaaaaaaaagaacctccACACAGCAACAAGTTGCCTCCAGAGCAGGTCACCACTTCAGACCAGAGGCAAAAGGAACACCAGAAGACTCAGGCTGTGATGTAGCATgtctttaatgagaaaaagaaatagaataaacAAGTTGAGAGTACAAGAAGCGCATTTCCAGTGCTCACTAAAGGAATGGACAAACCCACTTAAGGACAAACCAACAAGGTGttgcccctgctgcccctgcagcccgtggcaATCACCTTCTGTCTGCAGCCAGCTAAAAGCGTTTTCCCCCAGCTAATAGCAAATGCTGTGTAGCACCACAGGTTGTGACACCTACATGGAAACATACAGTAAGGCATAGCAAGAGAAAGGTGTACAGAGGCACGATCTTGAGTGACACGTGCTCGCGGCTCCCTTCCTGCTGCGGGAGCTGCGGATGCCCTCCACAGCTTGGAAATACACGGGCATTTCCTTAgtcctcttccccagccttgTTCCTGTGCTTCGCTTTTCCTTCCCTATGCCCTGCTGGCATCGGTGGGACAAGGTGACAGGCAAGGACACCCTACAGCCCACCACCGAGGCACAGCAGTCCCGCCTTCCCCAGCCCCCGGGCGCCGCTGGAGGCCACTGGCACCCCGCAGCACCGGAGGTAGCTCCCAACCGCTGCCGACGCCGTGGATCCCACCACCGTGTTCTGCGGGtaggagctgaggatgggccCGGGCAGGGTCACTACCACGGTGGGAGGCTGGATGACGGTGGTGGAGTCCCCGCAGCGCCGGTAGCAGGGCTCGTTGCAACTGGTGGCCAGTGGCCTGGGACcgcaggaggagggcaggcacAGGTCGTAGCAGGACATCGCCGGGTGAGGACGGACACCTGGAAGACAGAGCAGGGCATAAGCATGAGGCAGAGACTATAGCCGTCCCTCTGGAGCCCTAATTCTATGGCTCTGgtagcaagaagaaaagaggagtaGCCAGAGGGTACACACTGGGAtaatttagtttagtttagatGGCCTGCCCTGGAAGGCAGTGCTGGAGAGCTGAGAGAAAGCCTTTACCAAGCAAAGTCCTCACTGAAATGCATCTGACtgtggtaaaaaataaaataaaataaaataaaataaaataaaataaaatctctttttttttttctttttttttttttttaagaaatccaTGCAGGATGCACCTGGCTGTATGATTACAGACTCTTGAGGTAGGTACCCAGTACCACCTGCATCCGACACCCCCTTGCCCCTGGAACCCTGACTCCTCATTTTGCGACAGAAATAAACCCTTCTGAGGGCCTCTGCAGGCAGAAGACAGGTAACAAGCCTCGACCCCTTGtggaggagcaggcagaagaCATCAGTGAAAGCAACAGCTCGGGCAGAAGGAGCCAGAGCCCGTCTCGACTTACCTGGGTGGCAGAGGCGGCAGCAGCTGGAAAGAGGGTGGCAGGGCCAGGCTCCGTGTGGGGTTTTATAGGGTGCCCTGTCCCTCTGGGGAGCCAGCGCATTCCTTCTGTGTGAAACTCTCCGGCAACCAGCAGTTTTCTCCTGGAAAGCTCCCCCAGCTGATTAAACAGTTTCCTCTTTCATCTGTCATGTTTTGCTTCCATTTAGTACTGAGTAAGATTGAAATGATTCGAGCTACAGGCAGTAATTATCTTACCTCCTAAGGCCAAAGTACATTTTAGGTCTTATGCTACAAGGCAGGAGAGCATTTCAGCAGAATTTAGGGCAGGCACATCCCCGGCTcatctcccctcccttcccaccttCCTCTCAGCACAACCATAAATCACTGGGAAAGCCAGCTCCCAAGTGCACCTGAGGTGAGCTGGTGAGTAAGGGGGTTTAGGCTGAGCAAGAGAACCATGTATCTGTGCATAAACCCAGCGAAAGCAGCCAGGCTCCTGCACTGCCTCAGCCTCACATGGTCCCATTAGGAAAATCAGGGATGCTGCAAGTGTGAGGGGCAGCGAGGGACCTTGCACAGCTtggagaaaaatgcacaaaatactGTGTGGTGCTGCAGAAGGCACCAGGcagccctcctccttccccagctgcccagGTAGTACAAACAGAGACGTGACTAAGGGCAAGCCCAGGTAGCTGAGCTAGGGTGGCATGGCCaaatttttatgcttttggaTTCGCTTAGAGGATTTTGTATGTTGTTATCCCCATGCATGGGGTACAAATTCTGCTTGGAAAGTACAGCAGattataaaagcaaactaat
This window harbors:
- the LOC118260271 gene encoding beta-keratin-related protein-like, giving the protein MSCYDLCLPSSCGPRPLATSCNEPCYRRCGDSTTVIQPPTVVVTLPGPILSSYPQNTVVGSTASAAVGSYLRCCGVPVASSGARGLGKAGLLCLGGGL